The following are encoded together in the Peromyscus maniculatus bairdii isolate BWxNUB_F1_BW_parent chromosome 22, HU_Pman_BW_mat_3.1, whole genome shotgun sequence genome:
- the Adcy3 gene encoding adenylate cyclase type 3 isoform X4: protein MSYYMADRKHRKAFLEARQSLEVKMNLEEQSQQQENLMLSILPKHVADEMLKDMKKGESQKDQQQFNTMYMYRHENVSILFADIVGFTQLSSACSAQELVKLLNELFARFDKLAAKYHQLRIKILGDCYYCICGLPDYREDHAVCSILMGLAMVEAISYVREKTKTGVDMRVGVHTGTVLGGVLGQKRWQYDVWSTDVTVANKMEAGGIPGRVHISQSTMDCLKGEFDVEPGDGGSRCDYLDEKGIETYLIIASKPEVKKTAQNGLNGSALPNGAPASSKPSSPALIETKEPNGSAHASGSTSEEAEEQEAQADNPSFPNPRRRLRLQDLADRVVDASEDEHELNQLLNEALLERESAQVVKKRNTFLLTMRFMDPEMETRYSVEKEKQSGAAFSCSCVVLFCTAMVEILIDPWLMTNYVTFVVGEVLLLILTICSLAAIFPRAFPKKLVAFSSWIDRTRWARNTWAMLAIFILVMANVVDMLSCLQYYMGPYNMTAGTELDGGCMENPKYYNYVAVLSLIATIMLVQVSHMVKLTLMLLVTGAVTAINLYAWCPVFDEYDRKRFREQDSPVVALEKMQVLSTPGLNGTDSRPPLVPSKYSMTVMMFVMMLSFYYFSRHVEKLARTLFLWKIEVHDQKERVYEMRRWNEALVTNMLPEHVARHFLGSKKRDEELYSQSYDEIGVMFASLPNFADFYTEESINNGGIECLRFLNEIISDFDSLLDNPKFRVITKIKTIGSTYMAASGVTPDVNTNGFTSSSKEEKSDKERWQHLADLADFALAMKDTLTNINNQSFNNFMLRIGMNKGGVLAGVIGARKPHYDIWGNTVNVASRMESTGVMGNIQVVEETQVILREYGFRFVRRGPIFVKGKGELLTFFLKGRDRPAAFPNGSSVTLPHQVVDNP from the exons GAGAACCTCATGCTTTCCATCCTGCCGAAGCACGTGGCCGACGAGATGTTGAAAGACATGAAGAAGGGCGAGAGCCAGAAGGACCAGCAGCAGTTCAACACCATGTACATGTACCGTCATGAGAACGTCAG CATCCTCTTTGCAGATATTGTAGGCTTTACCCAGCTGTCCTCCGCCTGCAGCGCCCAGGAGCTCGTGAAGCTTCTCAACGAGCTCTTTGCCCGCTTCGACAAGCTGGCGGCC AAATACCACCAGCTGAGGATCAAGATCCTGGGGGACTGTTACTACTGCATCTGCGGCCTGCCTGACTACCGGGAGGACCATGCTGTGTGCTCCATCCTCATGGGGCTCGCCATGGTGGAGGCCATCTC GTATGTGCGGGAGAAGACCAAGACTGGTGTGGACATGCGTGTGGGGGTGCACACGGGCACCGTGCTAGGTGGTGTCCTCGGGCAGAAGCGTTGGCAGTATGATGTGTGGTCGACCGATGTCACTGTGGCTAACAAGATGGAGGCTGGTGGCATCCCAGG GCGTGTGCACATCTCCCAGAGCACCATGGACTGCCTGAAGGGGGAGTTTGATGTAGAGCCTGGTGATGGGGGCAGTCGCTGTGACTACCTAGATGAGAAGGGCATCGAAACCTACCTCATCATCGCCTCCAAGCCAGAGGTGAAGAAAACAGCTCAAAATGGCCTCAATGGCTCG GCCCTGCCGAATGGAGCCCCGGCGTCGTCCAAACCCAGCTCCCCTGCCCTCATTGAGACCAAGGAACCCAACGGGAGCGCCCATGCCAGCGGCTCCACGTCCGAGGAGGCTGAAGAGCAGGAGGCCCAG GCCGACAACCCCTCGTTCCCCAATCCCCGCCGCAGGCTGCGCCTCCAGGACCTGGCCGACCGCGTGGTGGATGCCTCCGAGGATGAGCACGAACTGAACCAGCTGCTCAACGAGGCCCTGCTGGAGCGGGAGTCCGCCCAGGT GGTGAAGAAGAGAAACACGTTCCTCCTAACCATGCGGTTCATGGACCCCGAGATGGAAACGCGCTACTCggtggagaaggagaagcagagcgGGGCCGCCTTCAGCTGCTCCTGCGTGGTCCTTTTCTGCACGGCCATGGTGGAGATCCTCATTGACCCGTG GCTGATGACAAACTACGTGACCTTCGTGGTTGGGGAGGTTCTGCTTTTGATCCTGACCATCTGCTCACTGGCCGCCATCTTTCCCAGG GCCTTTCCTAAGAAGCTCGTGGCCTTCTCGTCTTGGATCGACCGGACCCGCTGGGCCAGGAACACCTGGGCCATGCTAGCCATCTTCATCCTGGTCATGGCCAATGTTGTGGACATG CTTAGCTGTCTCCAGTACTACATGGGACCTTACAACATGACCGCCGGGACGGAGCTGGACGGCGGCTGCATGGAGAACCCCAAGTACTACAACTACGTGGCTGTGCTGTCCCTCATCGCCACCATCATGCTGGTGCAGGTCAGCCACATGGTGAAGCTCACCCTCATGCTGCTCGTCACGGGCGCCGTGACCGCCATCAACCTGTACGCCTGGTGTCCGGTCTTCGATGAATACGACCGCAAGCGCTTTCGGGAACAGGA CTCTCCTGTGGTGGCCTTAGAGAAGATGCAGGTATTGTCCACCCCGGGACTCAATGGCACTGACAG CAGGCCACCCCTGGTGCCTTCCAAGTACTCGATGACTGTGATGATGTTCGTCATGATGCTGAGCTTCTACTATTTCTCGCGTCAC GTGGAGAAACTGGCGCGGACACTCTTCTTGTGGAAGATTGAGGTCCATGACCAGAAAGAACGTGTCTACGAGATGCGGCGATGGAACGAGGCCTTGGTCACCAACATGCTGCCTGAGCATGTCGCGCGCCACTTCCTGGGGTCCAAGAAGAGAGACGAG GAGCTGTACAGCCAGTCTTACGATGAGATTGGAGTCATGTTTGCCTCCCTGCCCAACTTTGCGGACTTCTATACCGAGGAGAGCATCAATAACGGTGGCATCGAGTGTCTCCGCTTCCTCAATGAGATCATCTCTGATTTTGACTCG CTCCTGGACAATCCCAAATTCCGGGTCATCACCAAGATCAAAACCATCggcagcacctacatggcagcttcgGGCGTCACCCCCGACGTCAACACCAATGGCTTCACGAGCTCCAGCAAG GAGGAGAAGTCAGACAAGGAGCGCTGGCAGCACTTGGCCGACCTGGCCGACTTTGCATTAGCCATGAAGGATACGCTCACCAACATCAACAACCAGTCATTCAACAACTTCATGCTGCGGATAG GCATGAACAAAGGAGGGGTTCTGGCTGGAGTCATCGGAGCCCGGAAACCGCACTATGACATCTGGGGCAACACAGTCAATGTGGCCAGCAGGATGGAATCCACAGGGGTCATGGGCAACATCCAG GTGGTGGAAGAGACGCAGGTCATCCTTCGCGAGTACGGCTTCCGCTTTGTGAGGCGAGGCCCCATCTTCGTCAAAGGGAAAGGGGAGCTCCTGACCTTCTTCCTGAAGGGCCGGGACAGGCCGGCCGCCTTCCCCAACGGCTCCTCCGTTACACTGCCTCACCAAGTGGTGGACAACCCCTGA